One Nocardia sp. BMG111209 DNA segment encodes these proteins:
- a CDS encoding ABC transporter permease: MKQLPQYARYATARLAQAVVTVLLVYVFVFVIVTLLPGDPVSDRLSNPEYGYSKETIEQMLAYFQLDQPIRQQLWVALERLAHGDLGLSYASNLPVSTVLWTGIPATLQLAATAFVFAVVLAFTIAVAAYFLPGRFGGPVLRTFPSLFLSVPNFLIGLIVIDVLSFQLGLFTLSDFRSPTALIFPAVTLAIPASAPIAQVLISALDNAGAQPYATVAISKGIGRFGLFTRHLLPNAALPTTTIAAIIVGELLGGSIITEAIFGRTGVGTVIEKAVTEQDVPVLQAAVVLAAVLFLAINLIVDLIYPVLDPRLRTTEAAK; the protein is encoded by the coding sequence ATGAAGCAGTTACCGCAGTACGCGCGCTACGCGACCGCCCGGCTCGCCCAGGCCGTCGTCACGGTCCTCCTGGTCTATGTGTTCGTGTTCGTGATCGTGACGCTGTTACCCGGGGATCCGGTCTCCGATCGGCTGAGCAATCCCGAATACGGTTATTCCAAGGAGACCATCGAACAGATGCTGGCCTATTTCCAACTGGATCAGCCCATCCGGCAACAACTGTGGGTCGCGCTGGAGCGGCTCGCGCACGGTGATCTGGGCCTGTCCTACGCGTCGAACCTCCCGGTGTCGACGGTGCTCTGGACCGGTATCCCGGCGACATTGCAATTGGCCGCAACGGCTTTCGTGTTCGCGGTCGTGCTCGCCTTCACCATCGCCGTCGCCGCGTACTTCCTGCCGGGCCGATTCGGCGGCCCGGTGCTGCGCACCTTCCCGTCGCTGTTCCTGTCGGTGCCGAATTTCCTCATCGGCCTGATCGTCATCGACGTGCTGTCCTTCCAGCTCGGACTGTTCACGCTCAGCGACTTCCGCAGTCCCACCGCGCTGATCTTTCCCGCTGTGACACTGGCGATTCCGGCGTCGGCCCCGATCGCGCAGGTGCTGATCAGCGCACTCGACAACGCCGGTGCGCAACCGTATGCCACGGTGGCGATCTCGAAGGGTATCGGCCGATTCGGGTTGTTCACCCGGCATCTGCTGCCCAACGCCGCCCTGCCGACGACCACGATCGCGGCGATCATCGTCGGCGAACTGCTCGGCGGCTCCATCATCACCGAGGCGATCTTCGGCCGCACCGGTGTCGGCACCGTCATCGAGAAGGCGGTCACCGAACAGGATGTGCCGGTCCTGCAAGCGGCGGTGGTCCTGGCCGCCGTGCTGTTCCTCGCGATCAATCTGATCGTGGACCTGATCTATCCGGTGCTGGACCCGAGACTGCGCACGACGGAGGCTGCGAAATGA
- a CDS encoding ABC transporter permease, whose product MTITTNRPGTRGEEQQDPVVVTASVPRARRPVLPGAWNIATIAAAIVAVVITAWAIAPGVFAGHDPYAGVTAENFRAPSWAHLFGTDQFGRDILARVVFGTRSAVLTALLAVGIGLIAGSAVGLVAGFFGRLADAVLGRVIDALLAIPGFLLAVIVVVSMGFASVHAAVAVGISSVAVFARVIRSETLRVKNTAFVESSHLIGGGRLVVLFRHVLPNVYRSVLALAVVQFGLAIINISALAFLGYGNPPPSPDWGLLVADGKNFFFRYPWFVYAPGLVIVASVLSLGQLGKLVGRNR is encoded by the coding sequence ATGACGATCACGACGAACCGGCCCGGCACCCGCGGCGAGGAGCAACAGGATCCGGTGGTGGTGACCGCCTCGGTACCGCGCGCACGCCGGCCGGTGCTGCCGGGGGCGTGGAACATCGCGACGATCGCGGCCGCGATCGTGGCCGTGGTGATCACGGCCTGGGCGATCGCCCCCGGGGTGTTCGCCGGTCACGACCCGTACGCGGGGGTGACCGCCGAGAACTTCCGGGCACCGTCGTGGGCACATCTCTTCGGCACCGATCAATTCGGCCGCGACATCCTCGCCCGGGTCGTCTTCGGCACCCGGTCGGCGGTGCTGACCGCCCTGCTCGCCGTCGGCATCGGCCTGATCGCGGGCAGCGCGGTGGGCCTGGTCGCGGGCTTCTTCGGCCGCCTCGCCGATGCGGTACTCGGCCGGGTGATCGACGCGCTGCTGGCCATCCCCGGCTTCCTGCTCGCCGTGATCGTGGTGGTGTCGATGGGTTTCGCGAGCGTGCATGCCGCTGTCGCGGTGGGTATCTCGTCGGTGGCGGTCTTCGCCCGGGTGATCCGGTCGGAGACCCTGCGGGTGAAGAACACCGCGTTCGTCGAATCGTCGCATCTCATCGGCGGCGGCCGGCTCGTCGTACTGTTCCGCCACGTGCTGCCGAACGTGTATCGCTCGGTGCTGGCGCTGGCGGTGGTGCAATTCGGCCTGGCCATCATCAACATCTCCGCACTGGCGTTCCTCGGCTACGGAAATCCGCCACCCAGCCCGGACTGGGGATTGCTGGTGGCCGACGGCAAGAACTTCTTCTTCCGCTACCCGTGGTTCGTCTACGCCCCGGGCCTCGTGATCGTGGCGTCCGTGCTGTCCCTGGGACAACTCGGCAAACTCGTCGGCAGGAACAGGTGA
- a CDS encoding ABC transporter ATP-binding protein, whose amino-acid sequence MTTTTTDLVIDPQRVAPVAPLLAVRDLTVAYDGKLSEPTVSGVSFEVPAGAAVAIVGESGSGKSTVVNAILRLLDRSAAVGGTAEFAGRDVFRLPEREFRHIRGRRIGFVPQDPTSSLDPVRRIDRQIFEAFRASGLPEYAQRSRFPEQAAALLDSVGIVAPERALSAYPHQLSGGQLQRVLIGIAIAQHPDLIIADEPTSALDVTIQKTILDLIDRLRAERGLSVLLITHDLSLAAERADRVVVLNAGRVAESGPSVTVLRDPESRYARTLIDDIPSVDPDRFAATKAIRAQPDTEPVLSMSDVHKTFGNGRHRTEALKGVTFDIPAGRTHALVGESGSGKSTLARIALRLVQPDAGRVLVAGRDLAHLDRRQLRDARRNLQLVYQNPFQSLDPTYTVAQLVAEPLIRYRQGTRSQRRERVLEVLDLVGLEESFLTRGIRRLSGGQRQRVAIARALSLGPKLLVLDEPTSALDVTVQAQILQVLVDLQVKVAVSYLFISHDLSVVRQLADTVTVLRRGEVQEQGRTEDVFANPAGEYTRRLVESIPKSPAHNRIGCTPAGPS is encoded by the coding sequence ATGACCACCACGACAACAGATCTCGTGATCGACCCGCAGCGGGTGGCACCAGTCGCACCGTTGCTCGCCGTCCGCGACCTCACCGTCGCCTACGACGGAAAGCTCTCGGAACCAACGGTTTCCGGGGTCTCCTTCGAGGTGCCCGCGGGTGCGGCGGTGGCGATCGTCGGCGAATCCGGATCCGGCAAGTCCACCGTGGTGAACGCCATCCTGCGCCTGCTGGACCGGAGCGCCGCCGTCGGCGGTACCGCGGAATTCGCCGGCCGCGACGTATTCCGGTTGCCCGAGCGCGAATTCCGGCACATCCGCGGCCGGCGCATCGGTTTCGTACCACAGGATCCGACCTCCTCGCTGGATCCGGTGCGCCGCATCGACCGGCAGATCTTCGAGGCGTTCCGGGCCTCCGGCCTGCCGGAGTACGCCCAGCGGTCGCGATTCCCCGAACAGGCCGCCGCACTGCTGGATTCCGTCGGCATCGTGGCGCCGGAGCGCGCCCTGTCCGCCTACCCCCATCAACTCTCGGGCGGGCAGTTGCAGCGGGTGCTGATCGGTATCGCGATCGCGCAGCATCCCGATCTGATCATCGCCGACGAACCGACCTCCGCACTGGACGTGACCATCCAGAAGACCATCCTCGACCTCATCGACCGGCTACGCGCCGAGCGCGGGCTGTCGGTCCTGCTGATCACCCACGATCTGTCCCTGGCCGCCGAGCGGGCGGACCGGGTGGTCGTGCTGAACGCCGGCCGGGTCGCGGAATCGGGCCCGTCCGTGACGGTGCTGCGCGACCCCGAATCCCGATATGCCCGCACCCTGATCGACGACATTCCCAGCGTCGATCCCGACCGCTTCGCGGCCACGAAAGCGATACGGGCACAACCGGATACCGAGCCGGTGCTCTCGATGTCGGACGTACACAAGACCTTCGGGAACGGCCGGCACCGCACCGAGGCGCTGAAAGGCGTGACCTTCGACATCCCGGCCGGCCGCACCCACGCCCTGGTCGGGGAATCCGGATCCGGCAAATCCACGCTCGCCCGGATCGCGCTGCGCCTGGTGCAGCCGGACGCGGGCCGGGTGCTGGTGGCCGGCCGCGACCTCGCGCACCTGGACCGCCGGCAGCTGCGCGACGCACGCCGGAATCTGCAACTGGTGTACCAGAACCCCTTCCAGTCGCTGGACCCCACGTACACGGTCGCGCAACTCGTCGCCGAACCGCTGATCCGGTACCGGCAGGGCACCCGATCCCAGCGCCGGGAACGGGTCCTCGAGGTCCTGGACCTGGTCGGCCTCGAGGAGTCGTTCCTGACCCGCGGGATCCGCCGGCTCTCCGGCGGTCAGCGACAGCGGGTGGCCATCGCGCGAGCGCTGAGCCTCGGCCCGAAGCTGCTCGTGCTGGACGAGCCGACCTCGGCACTCGACGTCACCGTGCAGGCGCAGATCCTCCAGGTCCTGGTCGACCTCCAGGTCAAGGTCGCCGTGAGCTACCTGTTCATCTCCCACGATCTGAGCGTGGTCCGGCAGCTGGCCGATACCGTGACCGTCCTGCGACGCGGCGAGGTCCAGGAACAGGGCCGGACCGAGGACGTGTTCGCGAACCCGGCCGGCGAATACACCCGCCGCCTGGTCGAATCCATCCCGAAGTCACCGGCGCACAACCGGATCGGGTGCACCCCGGCAGGCCCGTCGTGA
- a CDS encoding molybdopterin-dependent oxidoreductase, which produces MAGLRMAMGIVSAGTILGVAELVSVPVGGSSAPLDAFGSAVVDNTPQDLREWVIGTFGTNDKLLLFAVMIAVAVGVAAAAGALERRSRPLGSALFVVFGVAGVLAACTRAHATWTSALPTLIGCVCGLVALRFLVRRAESEAVTETDSAAPESARIPRRRFLGGLVAVGTLAVATGAAGRLLAARARDVSGNRAAVRLPVPAEPAAPVPAAVEAVVPGPPPFVTPNSAFYRVDTALTVPQLSTDDWRLRIHGMVDREITLTYADLAARRPIERVLTMTCVSNPVGGNLIGTARWLGYRVADLLAEAGVRPGADMVLSTSIDDFTAGTPLSALTDGRDAMLAIGMNGEPLPIPHGFPARLVVPGLYGYLSATKWVIDLEVTRFDRARGYWVRRGWAVTAPIKTEARIDTPKSAAALAAGPVAVAGIAWAQRRGVTAVEIQIDDGDWKPAQLSQEYSIDTWRQWVYRWDATPGKHTIRARATDATGAVQTAETRDTVPDGASGYPSISVRVG; this is translated from the coding sequence GTGGCCGGTCTGCGCATGGCGATGGGAATCGTGTCCGCCGGGACGATTCTCGGTGTGGCCGAGTTGGTTTCGGTCCCGGTGGGCGGCAGCAGCGCGCCCTTGGACGCCTTCGGGTCCGCGGTGGTCGACAATACCCCGCAGGACCTGCGCGAATGGGTTATCGGGACCTTCGGTACCAATGACAAACTGTTGCTGTTCGCGGTGATGATCGCGGTGGCGGTCGGGGTGGCCGCGGCCGCGGGGGCGCTGGAACGACGCTCGCGGCCGCTCGGGTCCGCGCTGTTCGTGGTTTTCGGTGTGGCCGGTGTGCTCGCCGCCTGCACGCGTGCGCACGCGACGTGGACCTCCGCACTGCCCACCCTGATCGGCTGTGTCTGCGGGCTGGTGGCGTTACGGTTCCTGGTCCGGCGCGCGGAATCCGAGGCGGTCACCGAAACGGATTCCGCCGCGCCGGAATCGGCGCGGATACCGCGGCGTCGATTCCTCGGCGGGCTGGTCGCCGTCGGCACGCTCGCGGTGGCGACCGGCGCGGCGGGCCGGCTGCTCGCCGCGCGGGCCCGGGACGTGTCCGGCAACCGGGCCGCGGTCCGGCTGCCGGTGCCGGCCGAGCCCGCGGCGCCCGTTCCCGCCGCCGTCGAAGCGGTGGTACCCGGGCCGCCCCCGTTCGTCACGCCGAATTCCGCCTTCTACCGGGTGGATACGGCGCTGACCGTGCCGCAACTGTCGACCGACGACTGGCGATTGCGGATCCACGGGATGGTCGACCGCGAGATCACCCTGACCTACGCCGATCTGGCCGCGCGGCGGCCGATCGAACGCGTGCTGACCATGACCTGTGTATCGAATCCGGTGGGCGGCAACCTGATCGGTACCGCGCGGTGGCTCGGCTATCGGGTGGCCGATCTGCTGGCGGAGGCGGGGGTGCGGCCGGGGGCCGATATGGTGCTGTCCACCAGCATCGACGACTTCACCGCCGGAACTCCGTTGAGCGCGTTGACCGACGGGCGGGACGCGATGCTGGCGATCGGCATGAACGGTGAGCCACTGCCGATTCCGCACGGATTTCCGGCTCGGCTGGTCGTGCCCGGACTGTACGGATATCTGTCGGCGACCAAATGGGTGATCGACCTCGAGGTGACGAGATTCGATCGGGCGCGCGGATATTGGGTCCGGCGCGGGTGGGCGGTGACCGCCCCGATCAAGACCGAGGCCAGGATCGATACCCCGAAATCGGCGGCCGCCCTGGCCGCGGGACCGGTCGCGGTCGCCGGGATCGCCTGGGCGCAGCGGCGGGGCGTGACGGCCGTCGAGATCCAGATCGACGACGGTGACTGGAAACCCGCGCAACTGTCGCAGGAGTACTCGATCGACACCTGGCGGCAATGGGTCTACCGATGGGACGCGACGCCGGGGAAGCATACGATCCGCGCCCGCGCCACCGACGCCACCGGCGCGGTGCAGACGGCCGAAACCCGGGACACCGTACCCGACGGTGCCTCGGGTTATCCGTCGATCTCCGTCCGGGTGGGGTAG
- a CDS encoding MFS transporter — MDRDITPAVAPAVPDVHPDRRRWLAFAVVLAAGFMDLLDTSIVNVAVPSIQHDLHTPYAQIEWIVSAYVLAFAAVLITSGRLGDSYGRKSLFLTGIAGFTLTSLLCGVSVDSGMLIGCRFAQGAFAGMMIPQILAILRVTFPPHERAKAIGIFGAVTGSSVVFGLALGGVLVQGNLFGWQWRPIFLINVPVGLAVTVIAWFAVRDSRAPVPPRLDPVGALLATTAVALLIYPLTEGRRLHWPAWILAMIAGSALLSAVFVIAERRRHVRFGSALVDFTVFRSRSFTAGLTMWGLFWVAVGGFFLIWTLFMQAGLGWTPLRAGLTAATFAAGVGIGAGVAPEKLVPRFGRDVPVAGAVLLAAGFTVFAWATEHFGTTITIWEIVPIQVASGLGFGMVIAPTLDLLLGQVPSRAAGSASGLLNTIQQIGFALGVALAGVIFFGRAEKSTGGAEFVHAFAYALRYVIGLLIVVAAGFLAVPRTAQPGSADV; from the coding sequence ATGGATCGAGACATCACCCCGGCGGTCGCGCCGGCAGTACCCGACGTCCACCCCGATCGGCGGCGGTGGCTCGCCTTCGCGGTCGTACTCGCGGCCGGATTCATGGACCTGCTGGACACGAGCATCGTCAACGTGGCCGTGCCGAGCATCCAGCACGACCTGCACACCCCGTACGCGCAGATCGAATGGATCGTGTCGGCCTACGTGCTGGCGTTCGCGGCCGTGCTGATCACCAGCGGCCGGCTCGGCGACAGCTACGGCCGGAAGTCGTTGTTCCTCACCGGCATTGCCGGTTTCACGCTCACCTCACTGCTGTGCGGCGTCTCGGTCGATTCCGGCATGTTGATCGGATGCCGATTCGCCCAGGGCGCCTTCGCGGGGATGATGATCCCGCAGATCCTCGCGATCCTGCGCGTCACCTTCCCGCCGCACGAGCGGGCGAAGGCGATCGGGATCTTCGGTGCCGTCACCGGATCGTCGGTGGTCTTCGGGCTGGCCCTCGGCGGCGTACTGGTACAGGGGAATCTGTTCGGATGGCAGTGGCGGCCGATCTTCCTGATCAACGTGCCCGTCGGCCTCGCGGTGACGGTCATCGCGTGGTTCGCCGTCCGCGATTCCCGCGCACCCGTCCCACCCCGGCTGGATCCCGTCGGCGCGCTGCTCGCGACCACGGCGGTGGCCCTGCTGATCTATCCGCTCACCGAGGGCCGCCGATTGCATTGGCCCGCTTGGATCCTCGCGATGATCGCGGGCTCGGCGCTGCTCTCGGCGGTCTTCGTGATCGCCGAACGCCGACGCCACGTCCGGTTCGGCTCGGCACTGGTCGATTTCACCGTGTTCCGGTCGAGATCGTTCACGGCCGGGCTGACGATGTGGGGACTGTTCTGGGTCGCGGTGGGTGGATTCTTCCTGATCTGGACTCTTTTCATGCAGGCCGGGCTGGGCTGGACCCCACTGCGCGCCGGACTGACCGCCGCGACCTTCGCCGCCGGTGTCGGCATCGGCGCGGGCGTGGCACCGGAGAAGCTCGTCCCGAGGTTCGGCCGCGACGTACCGGTCGCCGGCGCCGTGCTGCTGGCCGCCGGATTCACCGTTTTCGCCTGGGCGACAGAGCATTTCGGCACCACGATCACCATCTGGGAGATCGTCCCGATCCAGGTGGCGTCCGGCCTCGGCTTCGGCATGGTGATCGCACCGACGCTGGATCTTCTGCTGGGACAGGTACCTTCGCGCGCGGCGGGCTCGGCGTCCGGACTGCTCAACACGATTCAGCAGATCGGCTTCGCCCTCGGCGTCGCGCTCGCCGGGGTGATCTTCTTCGGACGAGCCGAAAAGAGCACCGGCGGTGCGGAGTTCGTGCACGCCTTCGCATACGCCCTGCGCTACGTGATCGGCCTGCTGATCGTGGTTGCCGCCGGTTTCCTGGCCGTGCCCAGGACGGCGCAACCCGGATCGGCGGACGTATGA
- a CDS encoding MarR family winged helix-turn-helix transcriptional regulator — protein MTSQPLFHHPVCLLGRLDFHVQEQFTKVLAPLHLQPRQFGLLSLLTGSDGQSQQQLCESLDVHRNVMVGLVDELEQRELVERRRHPGDRRAHAVHLLPAGRALQAQAEQLLDELESELLGGLDRDEVRTLISLLQRVSRDAGLDLIPHPGLTAGAPAAGR, from the coding sequence ATGACGTCGCAGCCGCTGTTCCATCACCCGGTCTGCCTGCTCGGCCGGCTCGACTTCCACGTGCAGGAGCAGTTCACGAAGGTCCTGGCGCCGCTGCACCTGCAACCCCGTCAGTTCGGCCTGCTGAGCCTGCTGACCGGCAGCGACGGGCAGAGTCAGCAGCAGCTGTGCGAATCGCTCGACGTCCACCGCAATGTCATGGTGGGGCTCGTGGACGAGCTGGAACAGCGGGAACTCGTCGAACGCCGGCGCCATCCCGGGGACCGCCGGGCACACGCGGTCCACCTGCTGCCCGCCGGTCGCGCGTTGCAGGCCCAGGCCGAGCAGCTTCTCGACGAATTGGAGAGCGAACTGCTCGGCGGGCTGGATCGCGACGAGGTGCGGACCCTGATCTCGCTGCTCCAGCGGGTCAGCCGCGACGCGGGCCTGGACCTGATCCCGCATCCGGGACTGACGGCCGGCGCGCCCGCCGCGGGCCGCTGA
- a CDS encoding molybdopterin oxidoreductase family protein — protein sequence MVATLVRTHCPYCSLQCGITLEANGSGVTLAPQPDFPTNRGGLCAKGWTAAELLGHPERLTTPLVRDDRHSPLRPASWDEALDRVAREFRRARAEYGRDSVGCFGGGGLTNEKAYQLGKFTRVVLGSSAIDYNGRFCMSAAATAAQRAFGVDRGLPFPLSDVAEADVVLLVGANPADTMPPAMRFLDECRARGGRIIVVDPRRTATAAQADLHLQPVPGTDLAIANGMLHIAVREGLLDETYIATRTTGFAAVRRGVRLYWPDRVERITGVTESDLVAAARMVGRAQRVVVLTARGAEQHSTGTDTVSAFINLALALGLPGREYCGVASITGQGNGQGGREHGQKADQLPGYRRLDDPVAREHIAAVWGVPADSLPQPGRSAYEMLDALGTPGGVRALWVLASNVAVSAPNVGQIRERLRQLDFLVVSDIFRSETAESADVVLPIAQWAEESGTLTNLEGRVILRNRAVPPPPGVRTDLEVIRALAERLDHHGFQDDPAEVFAELCRASTGGKADYTGISYERIAAEQGVFWPCPSPRHPGTPRLFTVDFPTPDRRARFHAVEHRGGAETPDAEYPYYLTTGRLAGHYQSGTQTRRVGRLRDAEPVATVQLHGSLAVRIGVRDGDPVRLRTRRGVAVLTARISPDVRADTVFAPFHWGGAESANLLTNPALDPHSRMPEFKVCAVAVDKYVPAHDSDVEGEQHDE from the coding sequence ATGGTGGCGACACTGGTCCGGACACACTGCCCCTACTGCTCGCTCCAGTGTGGAATCACGCTGGAGGCCAACGGTTCCGGCGTCACCCTGGCGCCGCAGCCGGACTTTCCGACCAATCGCGGCGGGCTGTGCGCGAAGGGCTGGACGGCGGCGGAACTGCTCGGCCATCCCGAGCGGCTGACCACGCCCCTGGTCCGCGACGATCGGCACAGCCCGTTGCGGCCCGCGAGCTGGGACGAGGCGCTGGACCGGGTCGCGCGGGAGTTCCGGCGGGCCCGGGCCGAGTACGGCCGCGACAGCGTGGGCTGTTTCGGCGGCGGCGGACTCACCAACGAAAAGGCTTATCAGCTCGGCAAATTCACCCGGGTGGTGCTCGGCAGCTCGGCGATCGACTACAACGGCCGGTTCTGCATGTCGGCGGCGGCGACCGCGGCGCAGCGGGCCTTCGGCGTGGATCGCGGCCTGCCGTTCCCGCTGTCGGATGTCGCCGAGGCGGATGTGGTGCTGCTGGTCGGCGCCAATCCCGCGGACACCATGCCGCCGGCGATGCGATTCCTCGACGAATGCCGGGCCCGGGGCGGCCGGATCATCGTGGTGGATCCGCGGCGGACCGCCACCGCGGCCCAGGCGGATCTACATCTGCAACCCGTGCCGGGGACGGATCTCGCGATCGCGAACGGCATGCTGCACATCGCGGTTCGCGAGGGGCTGCTCGACGAGACCTATATCGCCACGCGCACCACCGGTTTCGCGGCGGTGCGGCGCGGGGTGCGGTTGTACTGGCCCGATCGGGTGGAGCGGATCACCGGGGTGACCGAATCCGATCTGGTCGCGGCGGCCCGGATGGTCGGCCGCGCGCAGCGGGTTGTCGTACTCACCGCGCGCGGCGCCGAACAGCACAGCACCGGTACCGACACCGTGTCGGCGTTCATCAATCTGGCTCTGGCGCTGGGTCTTCCGGGCCGCGAGTACTGCGGCGTCGCCTCGATCACCGGCCAGGGCAACGGGCAGGGCGGCCGCGAGCACGGGCAGAAGGCCGATCAGTTGCCCGGCTACCGGCGGCTCGACGATCCGGTCGCGCGGGAGCACATCGCCGCGGTGTGGGGTGTGCCGGCGGACTCCCTGCCGCAGCCCGGCCGGTCCGCGTACGAGATGCTCGACGCGCTCGGCACTCCCGGCGGCGTGCGGGCCCTGTGGGTGCTGGCGTCGAACGTCGCGGTGTCCGCGCCGAATGTCGGGCAGATCCGGGAACGGTTGCGGCAGCTGGACTTTCTCGTCGTCTCCGATATCTTCCGGTCCGAGACAGCGGAATCGGCCGATGTGGTGCTGCCGATCGCGCAGTGGGCGGAGGAGTCCGGCACGCTGACCAATCTGGAGGGGCGGGTGATCCTGCGCAACCGCGCGGTGCCGCCACCGCCGGGGGTGCGGACCGATCTCGAGGTCATCCGCGCCCTGGCGGAACGGCTGGACCACCACGGATTCCAGGACGATCCGGCGGAGGTGTTCGCGGAGCTGTGCCGCGCCAGCACCGGCGGCAAGGCCGACTACACCGGCATCAGCTACGAGCGGATCGCCGCCGAACAGGGCGTCTTCTGGCCGTGCCCGTCGCCGCGGCATCCGGGCACGCCGCGCCTGTTCACCGTCGACTTCCCCACCCCGGACCGCCGGGCGCGTTTCCACGCCGTCGAGCATCGCGGCGGCGCCGAGACGCCGGACGCGGAGTACCCGTACTACCTCACCACCGGCCGGCTGGCCGGGCACTACCAGTCCGGCACCCAGACCCGCCGGGTCGGCCGGCTGCGCGACGCCGAACCGGTGGCCACGGTGCAGTTGCACGGCTCGCTGGCGGTGCGCATCGGGGTCCGCGACGGCGATCCGGTCCGCTTGCGCACCCGCCGCGGCGTGGCGGTGCTGACCGCGCGGATCAGTCCCGACGTGCGCGCCGACACCGTGTTCGCCCCGTTCCACTGGGGCGGCGCCGAATCGGCGAACCTGCTGACCAACCCCGCCCTGGACCCGCACTCCCGGATGCCCGAATTCAAGGTGTGCGCGGTGGCGGTCGACAAATATGTCCCGGCCCACGATTCCGACGTCGAAGGCGAGCAACACGATGAATGA